The Candidatus Nitrosymbiomonas proteolyticus genome has a segment encoding these proteins:
- a CDS encoding cobalamin binding protein, whose amino-acid sequence MYTYDMMEEMSECTVLSCPAQFSRLSAEAKLFQSLSDATRLAILKALVVRPLRVVDLCALTGRAQPNVSAHLACLRDSGLVIGKPKGRETYYAIAEPEMIAALKATERVVSKVGHRICGCPLLPLLEQ is encoded by the coding sequence TTGTATACGTATGATATGATGGAAGAGATGAGCGAATGCACCGTTCTCAGTTGCCCGGCCCAGTTTTCGAGGCTCTCGGCCGAAGCCAAGCTCTTCCAGAGCTTGTCGGACGCGACTCGGCTGGCGATTCTCAAGGCGCTGGTCGTAAGGCCGCTGAGGGTGGTCGACCTGTGCGCTCTAACTGGGAGGGCGCAGCCAAACGTGTCAGCTCATCTCGCGTGTCTGCGAGATAGCGGGCTCGTGATCGGGAAGCCGAAGGGAAGGGAGACCTATTACGCGATTGCCGAGCCCGAGATGATCGCGGCCCTCAAGGCGACGGAACGGGTGGTGTCGAAGGTCGGCCACCGGATCTGCGGCTGCCCCCTCCTCCCACTGCTCGAACAATAG